The Mercenaria mercenaria strain notata chromosome 10, MADL_Memer_1, whole genome shotgun sequence genome contains a region encoding:
- the LOC123559528 gene encoding G protein pathway suppressor 2-like isoform X1: MPALLERPKMTKLMYQTLKRHILSERERKKQAEQEQDAMLEQQRKEREMKKKKEEDNNLTIEQTKEQISQLEKKLEQLKAEKHELFSQLKKVLHQEDETRKRAQLKEQSELMSVQAPYTHPAMPPVSGHSLHLGRPTMYRPTQSMITVSSVPNVPMKRPRSPSPTPTTGYQHQYESKKAVAMYSHAQDFKQGTYPAQAQQGQVTFVSQPVHSFQQSTVSYSTSKPTPGKYQPAGQSAFSTYPSHYAQHQKTIPDQPYPAAYQMQRLQQPGYLASPHSANIPLQQQLQHANEKAGFNDGEKYKMQQPAQIRGVNPIQGQQPGMLPISLQQEMPGRGSIVTGFSGRSQAPPTSSYQPSSSQQVMYPGQQPSTTGRSGYSNQGRYH, from the exons ATGCCAGCCCTTCTGGAGCGACCAAAGATGACCAAGCTTATGTACCAGACACTAAAACGTCATATCCTAAGTGAGAGGGAGAGAAAGAAACAAG CTGAGCAAGAACAAGATGCCATGTTGGAACAACAGAGGAAGGAGAGAGAgatgaagaagaagaaagaagaagatAATAATCTTACCATAGAACAGACAAAAGAACAG ATCTCACAATTGGAGAAGAAGCTTGAGCAATTAAAGGCAGAGAAACATGAACTGTTTTCACAACTAAAGAAAGTGCTACACCAGGAAGATGAGACGAGAAAAAGGGCTCAGCTAAAGGAACAGAG TGAATTGATGAGTGTTCAAGCACCATATACCCATCCAGCAATGCCCCCAGTGTCTGGGCACTCATTACATCTTGGTCGTCCCACCATGTACAGACCGACACAGAGCAtgataactgtcagt TCTGTACCAAATGTTCCGATGAAGCGACCAAGAAGCCCTTCACCGACACCAACAACTGGTTACCAACATCAATATGAGAGCAAGAAAGCTGTTGCAATGTACAGTCATGCACAGGATTTTA AGCAAGGAACCTATCCAGCACAAGCCCAGCAGGGTCAGGTGACATTTGTGAGTCAACCAGTGCACTCATTTCAACAGTCTACAGTTTCATACTCTACGAGTAAGCCAACACCAGGAAAGTATCAGCCTGCGGGTCAGTCAGCTTTCTCCACATACCCGAGTCACTATGCTCAGCATCAGAAAACGATACCAGATCAGCCGTACCCTGCTGCATACCAGATGCAGAGACTTCAACAGCCAG GATATCTAGCATCACCACACTCAGCGAACATTCCGTTACAACAACAACTTCAGCATGCTAATGAGAAAGCAGGATTTAATGATGGGGAGAAATATAAGATGCAGCAG CCAGCACAGATAAGAGGTGTGAACCCAATACAAGGTCAACAGCCAGGAATGCTACCTATATCTTTACAGCAGGAAATGCCTGGAAGA GGGAGTATAGTGACAGGATTTTCTGGCAGAAGTCAGGCGCCACCAACAAGTTCATACCAACCCAGTAGTTCACAG CAGGTGATGTATCCAGGGCAGCAGCCATCTACGACTGGTCGTTCTGGTTACAGTAACCAAGGTCGTTACCATTAG
- the LOC123559528 gene encoding G protein pathway suppressor 2-like isoform X2 produces the protein MPALLERPKMTKLMYQTLKRHILSERERKKQAEQEQDAMLEQQRKEREMKKKKEEDNNLTIEQTKEQISQLEKKLEQLKAEKHELFSQLKKVLHQEDETRKRAQLKEQSELMSVQAPYTHPAMPPVSGHSLHLGRPTMYRPTQSMITVSSVPNVPMKRPRSPSPTPTTGYQHQYESKKAVAMYSHAQDFKQGTYPAQAQQGQVTFVSQPVHSFQQSTVSYSTSKPTPGKYQPAGQSAFSTYPSHYAQHQKTIPDQPYPAAYQMQRLQQPGYLASPHSANIPLQQQLQHANEKAGFNDGEKYKMQQPAQIRGVNPIQGQQPGMLPISLQQEMPGRGSIVTGFSGRSQAPPTSSYQPSSSQVMYPGQQPSTTGRSGYSNQGRYH, from the exons ATGCCAGCCCTTCTGGAGCGACCAAAGATGACCAAGCTTATGTACCAGACACTAAAACGTCATATCCTAAGTGAGAGGGAGAGAAAGAAACAAG CTGAGCAAGAACAAGATGCCATGTTGGAACAACAGAGGAAGGAGAGAGAgatgaagaagaagaaagaagaagatAATAATCTTACCATAGAACAGACAAAAGAACAG ATCTCACAATTGGAGAAGAAGCTTGAGCAATTAAAGGCAGAGAAACATGAACTGTTTTCACAACTAAAGAAAGTGCTACACCAGGAAGATGAGACGAGAAAAAGGGCTCAGCTAAAGGAACAGAG TGAATTGATGAGTGTTCAAGCACCATATACCCATCCAGCAATGCCCCCAGTGTCTGGGCACTCATTACATCTTGGTCGTCCCACCATGTACAGACCGACACAGAGCAtgataactgtcagt TCTGTACCAAATGTTCCGATGAAGCGACCAAGAAGCCCTTCACCGACACCAACAACTGGTTACCAACATCAATATGAGAGCAAGAAAGCTGTTGCAATGTACAGTCATGCACAGGATTTTA AGCAAGGAACCTATCCAGCACAAGCCCAGCAGGGTCAGGTGACATTTGTGAGTCAACCAGTGCACTCATTTCAACAGTCTACAGTTTCATACTCTACGAGTAAGCCAACACCAGGAAAGTATCAGCCTGCGGGTCAGTCAGCTTTCTCCACATACCCGAGTCACTATGCTCAGCATCAGAAAACGATACCAGATCAGCCGTACCCTGCTGCATACCAGATGCAGAGACTTCAACAGCCAG GATATCTAGCATCACCACACTCAGCGAACATTCCGTTACAACAACAACTTCAGCATGCTAATGAGAAAGCAGGATTTAATGATGGGGAGAAATATAAGATGCAGCAG CCAGCACAGATAAGAGGTGTGAACCCAATACAAGGTCAACAGCCAGGAATGCTACCTATATCTTTACAGCAGGAAATGCCTGGAAGA GGGAGTATAGTGACAGGATTTTCTGGCAGAAGTCAGGCGCCACCAACAAGTTCATACCAACCCAGTAGTTCACAG GTGATGTATCCAGGGCAGCAGCCATCTACGACTGGTCGTTCTGGTTACAGTAACCAAGGTCGTTACCATTAG